A DNA window from Mastacembelus armatus chromosome 11, fMasArm1.2, whole genome shotgun sequence contains the following coding sequences:
- the asns gene encoding asparagine synthetase [glutamine-hydrolyzing] isoform X2, with translation MASLLDGVFAFILLDTANRKVFLGRDTYGIRPLFKLLTDDGFLAVCSEAKGLTDITHAMAIPAKIAPFLPGHIEAFDLKQNGKVQSIQIQQFHCCTQEPAHAIYDTVERLPSSLDEETVKSNIRALFENAVRKRLMAHRRIGCLLSGGLDSSVVAATLVKLAKEEKMPYPIQTFSIGSEDSPDILAARKVAAHIGSEHHEVNFTVEEGIQAVEEVIFHLETYDITTIRASVGMYLVSKYIREKTDSVVIFSGEGSDELTQGYIYFHKAPTPKAAAEESVQLMKELYLFDVLRADRTTAAHGLELRVPFLDHRFTAYYLSLPEEMRVPKHGVEKHLLRESFKGLNLIPEEILWRRKEAFSDGMMSVKKSWYTCLQEHLESVVNDDQMEKAHKTFPHNPPHTKEAYYFRQVFEKHYPGRAEWLSHYWMPRWINATDPSARTLSIYEPDKDQ, from the exons ATGGCTTCTCTGCTGGATGGTGTATTTGCTTTCATTCTGCTGGACACTGCCAACAGAAAAGTCTTTTTGGGCAGGGATACATATGGCATCCGCCCCTTGTTCAAACTTCTTACAGATGATGGATTCCTTGCAGTCTGCTCAGAGGCCAAAG GCCTTACAGACATTACCCATGCTATGGCCATCCCTGCCAAAATTGCCCCCTTCCTCCCTGGACACATTGAGGCCTTTGATTTGAAGCAGAATGGCAAAGTTCAGTCTATTCAGATCCAACAGTTTCACTGCTGCACACAAGAGCCTGCTCATGCCATTTATGACACTGTGGAGAGACTACCTTCAA GTCTTGATGAGGAAACTGTGAAAAGCAATATCAGAGCCCTTTTTGAGAATGCAGTAAGGAAACGTCTAATGGCTCACAGGAGAATTGGCTGTCTTTTGTCAG GTGGCCTGGACTCCAGTGTAGTTGCTGCTACACTGGTGAAACTGGCCAAAGAGGAGAAGATGCCATATCCCATCCAAACATTTTCAATCGGGTCAGAGGACAGCCCAGACATCCTGGCTGCTCGCAAG GTTGCAGCCCACATTGGCAGTGAACACCATGAGGTGAACTTTACTGTAGAGGAGGGCATCCAGGCAGTAGAGGAGGTCATCTTCCACCTGGAGACCTATGACATCACCACCATCCGTGCCTCTGTTG GAatgtatctggtttcaaagtaCATCAGGGAGAAGACAGACAGTGTGGTAATCTTCTCTGGAGAGGGGTCTGATGAGCTCACTCAAGGATATATTTACTTCCACAAG GCTCCAACTCCCAAAGCAGCGGCAGAGGAGAGTGTTCAACTGATGAAGGAACTCTACCTGTTTGATGTTCTCCGTGCTGATCGCACCACCGCTGCACATGG TCTGGAGCTCAGAGTGCCTTTCCTGGACCACAGATTCACTGCATACTACCTCTCCCTGCCTGAGGAGATGAGGGTTCCTAAG CATGGGGTGGAGAAGCACCTTCTGAGGGAATCTTTCAAAGGTCTCAACTTGATCCCTGAGGAGATCCTGTGGAGGCGCAAAGAGGCCTTTAGTGATGGGATGATGTCTGTGAAGAAGTCCTGGTATACATGCCTGCAGGAGCATCTTGAATCTGTG GTAAATGATGACCAGATGGAGAAAGCTCACAAGACGTTCCCTCACAACCCTCCACACACCAAAGAGGCCTACTACTTCAGACAGGTGTTTGAGAAGCACTACCCAGGCAGAGCTGAGTGGCTCTCCCATTACTGGATGCCACGCTGGATCAACGCCACTGACCCATCAGCCCGGACCCTGTCTATATATGAACCTGATAAAGACCAGTGA
- the tac1 gene encoding protachykinin-1 isoform X2: MKLLLLPVLMAFVAVAQVFCEENDLNEEGDYWTSSHQIQDGWHSNDPFREILLRMTRKPRPHQFIGLMGKRSMGHKVNAFVGLMGKRSQEEPESYGWSTIQTYGERR, translated from the exons ATGAAGCTCCTGCTGTTGCCGGTTTTAATGGCTTTTGTCGCCGTCGCTCAAGTTTTTTGTGAAGAAAACGACCTAAATGAAGAGGGTGACTACTGGACGAGCAGTCATCAAATTCAG GATGGCTGGCATTCCAATGACCCATTCAGAGAAATCCTGCTGAGGATGACGAGAAAGCCGCGGCCGCATCAGTTCATTGGTCTGATGGGGAAGCGCTCTATGG ggcATAAAGTCAACGCCTTTGTTGGACTGATGGGAAAAAGGAGCCAAGAGGAGCCAG AATCCTACGGCTGGAGCACAATACAGACGTATGGCGAGCGCCGCTAA
- the tac1 gene encoding protachykinin-1 isoform X1 — MKLLLLPVLMAFVAVAQVFCEENDLNEEGDYWTSSHQIQDGWHSNDPFREILLRMTRKPRPHQFIGLMGKRSMANAQITRKRHKVNAFVGLMGKRSQEEPESYGWSTIQTYGERR, encoded by the exons ATGAAGCTCCTGCTGTTGCCGGTTTTAATGGCTTTTGTCGCCGTCGCTCAAGTTTTTTGTGAAGAAAACGACCTAAATGAAGAGGGTGACTACTGGACGAGCAGTCATCAAATTCAG GATGGCTGGCATTCCAATGACCCATTCAGAGAAATCCTGCTGAGGATGACGAGAAAGCCGCGGCCGCATCAGTTCATTGGTCTGATGGGGAAGCGCTCTATGG CAAATGCACAGATCACCCGCAAAA ggcATAAAGTCAACGCCTTTGTTGGACTGATGGGAAAAAGGAGCCAAGAGGAGCCAG AATCCTACGGCTGGAGCACAATACAGACGTATGGCGAGCGCCGCTAA
- the asns gene encoding asparagine synthetase [glutamine-hydrolyzing] isoform X1 produces MCGIWALFGSDECLSVQCTSAMKIAHRGPDAFRFENVNGFTNCCFGFHRLAIVDQLYGMQPLRIKKFPFLWLCYNGEIYNHHTLKKQFEFDYQTKVDGEILLHLYDRFGIYKMASLLDGVFAFILLDTANRKVFLGRDTYGIRPLFKLLTDDGFLAVCSEAKGLTDITHAMAIPAKIAPFLPGHIEAFDLKQNGKVQSIQIQQFHCCTQEPAHAIYDTVERLPSSLDEETVKSNIRALFENAVRKRLMAHRRIGCLLSGGLDSSVVAATLVKLAKEEKMPYPIQTFSIGSEDSPDILAARKVAAHIGSEHHEVNFTVEEGIQAVEEVIFHLETYDITTIRASVGMYLVSKYIREKTDSVVIFSGEGSDELTQGYIYFHKAPTPKAAAEESVQLMKELYLFDVLRADRTTAAHGLELRVPFLDHRFTAYYLSLPEEMRVPKHGVEKHLLRESFKGLNLIPEEILWRRKEAFSDGMMSVKKSWYTCLQEHLESVVNDDQMEKAHKTFPHNPPHTKEAYYFRQVFEKHYPGRAEWLSHYWMPRWINATDPSARTLSIYEPDKDQ; encoded by the exons ATGTGTGGCATCTGGGCTTTGTTTGGCAGTGATGAGTGCCTGTCAGTCCAGTGCACTAGTGCCATGAAGATTGCTCACAGGGGCCCTGATGCTTTCCGCTTTGAGAATGTCAATGGCTTCACCAATTGCTGCTTTGGTTTCCACCGGCTGGCTATTGTGGACCAGCTGTATGGCATGCAGCCCTTACGCATCAAGAAATTTCCTTTCCTCTGGCTCTGTTACAATGGAGAAATTTACAACCATCACACG CTGAAGAAGCAGTTTGAGTTTGATTATCAGACTAAAGTGGATGGAGAGATTTTGCTCCATCTGTATGACCGCTTTGGCATTTACAAGATGGCTTCTCTGCTGGATGGTGTATTTGCTTTCATTCTGCTGGACACTGCCAACAGAAAAGTCTTTTTGGGCAGGGATACATATGGCATCCGCCCCTTGTTCAAACTTCTTACAGATGATGGATTCCTTGCAGTCTGCTCAGAGGCCAAAG GCCTTACAGACATTACCCATGCTATGGCCATCCCTGCCAAAATTGCCCCCTTCCTCCCTGGACACATTGAGGCCTTTGATTTGAAGCAGAATGGCAAAGTTCAGTCTATTCAGATCCAACAGTTTCACTGCTGCACACAAGAGCCTGCTCATGCCATTTATGACACTGTGGAGAGACTACCTTCAA GTCTTGATGAGGAAACTGTGAAAAGCAATATCAGAGCCCTTTTTGAGAATGCAGTAAGGAAACGTCTAATGGCTCACAGGAGAATTGGCTGTCTTTTGTCAG GTGGCCTGGACTCCAGTGTAGTTGCTGCTACACTGGTGAAACTGGCCAAAGAGGAGAAGATGCCATATCCCATCCAAACATTTTCAATCGGGTCAGAGGACAGCCCAGACATCCTGGCTGCTCGCAAG GTTGCAGCCCACATTGGCAGTGAACACCATGAGGTGAACTTTACTGTAGAGGAGGGCATCCAGGCAGTAGAGGAGGTCATCTTCCACCTGGAGACCTATGACATCACCACCATCCGTGCCTCTGTTG GAatgtatctggtttcaaagtaCATCAGGGAGAAGACAGACAGTGTGGTAATCTTCTCTGGAGAGGGGTCTGATGAGCTCACTCAAGGATATATTTACTTCCACAAG GCTCCAACTCCCAAAGCAGCGGCAGAGGAGAGTGTTCAACTGATGAAGGAACTCTACCTGTTTGATGTTCTCCGTGCTGATCGCACCACCGCTGCACATGG TCTGGAGCTCAGAGTGCCTTTCCTGGACCACAGATTCACTGCATACTACCTCTCCCTGCCTGAGGAGATGAGGGTTCCTAAG CATGGGGTGGAGAAGCACCTTCTGAGGGAATCTTTCAAAGGTCTCAACTTGATCCCTGAGGAGATCCTGTGGAGGCGCAAAGAGGCCTTTAGTGATGGGATGATGTCTGTGAAGAAGTCCTGGTATACATGCCTGCAGGAGCATCTTGAATCTGTG GTAAATGATGACCAGATGGAGAAAGCTCACAAGACGTTCCCTCACAACCCTCCACACACCAAAGAGGCCTACTACTTCAGACAGGTGTTTGAGAAGCACTACCCAGGCAGAGCTGAGTGGCTCTCCCATTACTGGATGCCACGCTGGATCAACGCCACTGACCCATCAGCCCGGACCCTGTCTATATATGAACCTGATAAAGACCAGTGA